One window from the genome of Bacillus tianshenii encodes:
- a CDS encoding phage tail tube protein, producing the protein MSKVKSNKQINGTFGTVWVNGDKWLDIDSFEAKITIDFEDVNMAGDLATHKKMTGWTGEGSMTVKKVYSRGASLMANAVKKGVLPDISIVGKLDDPDAFGAERIAIKEVTFNEFMLMKFEQKTLSTEELPFNFADYDPIDLISA; encoded by the coding sequence TTGTCCAAAGTAAAAAGTAATAAGCAAATCAACGGCACGTTCGGGACTGTGTGGGTGAACGGTGACAAGTGGTTGGATATTGACTCCTTTGAAGCAAAAATCACGATTGACTTTGAAGATGTAAACATGGCTGGTGACTTAGCTACTCACAAGAAAATGACAGGCTGGACAGGCGAAGGCTCCATGACTGTAAAGAAAGTATACAGTCGCGGGGCTTCTTTAATGGCGAATGCTGTTAAAAAAGGTGTTCTTCCTGACATTTCAATTGTGGGGAAATTAGACGACCCTGATGCTTTCGGTGCAGAGCGTATAGCCATTAAAGAAGTGACGTTTAATGAATTTATGCTGATGAAGTTTGAACAAAAGACATTAAGTACAGAAGAGCTGCCGTTTAACTTTGCTGACTATGACCCAATTGATTTAATCAGTGCATAA
- a CDS encoding DUF2577 domain-containing protein, protein MNDSITEFAKMFKERDNPVPSGIQIGEVLAPFPEIKIKLNEKVVLGKEELVFSESLLNTYKREVDIKGQIQLSDTDSGTTDSVNDGGQGASSHSHTIRTLDVDTAYTAKAELLFTDTLVAGDSVIIFPAADEQTYYVMDKAVRL, encoded by the coding sequence GTGAATGATTCAATTACTGAATTTGCAAAGATGTTTAAGGAAAGAGATAATCCGGTCCCAAGTGGTATACAAATAGGCGAAGTCCTTGCACCTTTTCCGGAAATAAAAATCAAGTTGAATGAGAAAGTAGTGTTAGGAAAAGAAGAACTAGTTTTCTCTGAAAGCCTGCTCAATACCTACAAAAGAGAAGTTGATATAAAAGGTCAAATCCAGCTCTCTGATACAGATAGCGGAACGACAGATTCAGTTAATGACGGCGGGCAAGGCGCAAGCTCACATAGTCATACCATTCGTACTTTGGATGTTGATACAGCTTATACGGCAAAGGCAGAGCTATTATTTACAGATACGTTGGTAGCAGGTGATTCTGTTATTATCTTCCCAGCTGCTGATGAACAAACGTATTATGTCATGGATAAAGCGGTGAGGTTATAA
- a CDS encoding DUF2634 domain-containing protein, with product MLPKITQLEMPEQTLPQVKIGKSFLFDFRKGDFILKNGKVLVVEEIEALKIWIEKTIRTEKFKFRIYDNTEYGVTLEDLLGSNFPQVFIEAEIKREVTSTLVQHPYIQNISRWKFTRDGSLMTIFFQVITIEGAFEQEVTFNG from the coding sequence ATGCTGCCAAAAATTACACAGTTAGAAATGCCTGAACAGACTTTACCTCAAGTAAAAATAGGAAAGTCTTTTTTATTTGATTTTCGAAAAGGCGACTTTATATTGAAAAACGGCAAAGTATTAGTGGTCGAGGAAATCGAAGCGCTAAAAATTTGGATTGAAAAGACAATTAGAACGGAAAAATTCAAGTTCAGAATTTATGACAATACTGAATATGGCGTAACTTTAGAGGATTTATTAGGCTCAAATTTTCCACAAGTTTTTATTGAAGCGGAAATTAAAAGAGAGGTCACATCTACGCTTGTCCAACATCCATACATTCAAAATATTTCAAGGTGGAAGTTTACAAGGGACGGCTCTTTAATGACGATTTTCTTTCAAGTCATAACAATCGAAGGAGCTTTCGAGCAGGAGGTGACTTTTAATGGCTGA
- a CDS encoding baseplate J/gp47 family protein: protein MADDAQKRMLANINDEFDKSVGSFFYDITGAVAVPFNDKYKALEQSLDDYFISTSSNEDIIEKRVAEQGITRKAATFATGYVTITGQQGAAINEGDKVASDFTTYTIQESKVIGASRKASVLVMADEAGMIGNCPVGSIKYFPVTLSGLTTVTNDEEFSNGYDQESIESLKERYFEKVRTPATSGNKYHYRNWAKEVIGVGDAKVFPQWNGSGTVKVVIIDSNGQGASQNIIDSVFSHIEEERPICVDVTVVSATEKAINLVVDLIIDTNNYALQEVQTIIENSLNKYLKTLAFAEDYVSYGQIGNLILDSEGVIDYSNLLVNGDVGNVLIGEEEVAVLGTITTNG, encoded by the coding sequence ATGGCTGATGATGCTCAAAAACGAATGTTGGCAAACATCAACGACGAATTTGATAAAAGTGTAGGTTCATTTTTTTATGATATTACTGGAGCAGTAGCTGTTCCGTTTAATGATAAATATAAAGCACTGGAACAATCGCTGGATGATTATTTCATTTCTACTTCTTCGAATGAGGACATTATTGAAAAGCGCGTTGCAGAACAGGGGATCACAAGGAAAGCAGCAACATTTGCTACGGGTTATGTAACTATAACCGGCCAGCAAGGTGCAGCCATTAATGAAGGTGATAAAGTTGCCAGTGATTTTACAACATATACGATCCAAGAATCAAAGGTAATAGGTGCATCACGAAAAGCAAGCGTTCTTGTTATGGCTGATGAAGCGGGGATGATTGGAAACTGTCCTGTCGGTTCCATTAAATACTTCCCTGTCACTTTATCCGGATTAACTACTGTAACAAATGATGAAGAGTTTTCAAATGGCTATGACCAAGAGTCCATCGAATCCCTAAAGGAGCGGTATTTTGAGAAAGTAAGAACACCAGCAACTTCAGGGAATAAATATCACTACCGAAATTGGGCCAAAGAGGTCATTGGTGTTGGTGATGCAAAAGTATTTCCGCAATGGAACGGAAGTGGAACTGTAAAGGTAGTCATTATCGATAGTAATGGTCAAGGAGCAAGCCAAAACATTATTGATAGCGTATTTAGTCATATTGAGGAAGAACGGCCAATTTGCGTGGACGTTACCGTTGTAAGTGCAACAGAAAAAGCTATTAATCTTGTTGTTGATTTGATAATTGATACCAATAATTATGCGCTTCAAGAAGTGCAGACAATCATTGAAAACAGCCTTAATAAGTACTTAAAAACTTTGGCTTTTGCTGAGGACTATGTGTCTTATGGCCAAATTGGAAATCTTATTCTTGATAGTGAAGGGGTTATTGATTATTCAAACTTACTAGTCAATGGTGACGTTGGAAATGTACTTATTGGAGAAGAAGAGGTGGCGGTGCTAGGTACAATCACAACAAATGGATAG
- a CDS encoding DUF2313 domain-containing protein, with amino-acid sequence MVAIKEQTWNELNTLTWDELGQYKWNDFRFALITVDSQLQTQGVNVESSNSIMVSYSEADVQGVNVEHSVIVMANETDMVVSVSISEHDYKQLMLKSLPTYYRKSRVIHNLLDTFTTEFRRLEFKENETFENFIVDTTFSAISRWERDLGIEPNTSKPLDFRREQVKAKLRATTGTVTKKMIQNIANAYVNGKVEVIENPSAFSFGIKFIGDKGIPDNVNDLEAIINEIKPAHLSFSFDFSYTTWAELGNKTWDDLAAHTWDELKTVNFDEGGQS; translated from the coding sequence ATGGTAGCTATTAAAGAACAAACCTGGAATGAGTTAAATACTCTTACTTGGGATGAGCTGGGTCAGTATAAGTGGAATGATTTTAGATTTGCGCTTATAACAGTTGATTCTCAACTACAAACCCAAGGTGTGAATGTTGAGTCATCTAATAGTATTATGGTGAGCTATTCTGAGGCCGATGTCCAAGGTGTAAATGTTGAGCATAGCGTTATTGTAATGGCCAATGAAACAGATATGGTGGTCAGTGTATCAATAAGTGAGCATGACTATAAGCAGCTTATGTTAAAATCACTGCCAACATATTATCGTAAAAGCAGGGTCATTCATAACTTGCTAGATACATTTACAACTGAATTTCGAAGATTAGAGTTCAAAGAAAACGAGACATTTGAGAACTTTATAGTTGATACAACATTCAGTGCGATTTCACGCTGGGAACGGGACTTAGGGATTGAACCAAACACTTCAAAGCCTTTAGATTTTCGAAGAGAGCAGGTTAAAGCGAAACTAAGAGCTACCACAGGTACTGTAACAAAGAAAATGATCCAAAACATCGCAAACGCATATGTAAACGGCAAGGTAGAAGTGATTGAAAATCCTTCTGCTTTTTCTTTTGGCATTAAGTTTATTGGCGACAAAGGCATTCCAGACAATGTTAATGACTTAGAGGCCATCATAAACGAAATTAAGCCAGCACATTTGTCTTTTTCCTTTGATTTCTCTTATACAACTTGGGCAGAGCTAGGGAACAAAACATGGGATGATTTAGCAGCTCACACATGGGATGAATTAAAGACAGTAAATTTTGATGAAGGAGGTCAGTCATGA